CTAGTCAGGGAATTGCCGATGCTACCAGTATGAAGGCAGCGATTCAACTTGGGGCTGAATTAGCCGCTCGGAGGATAGCCGCGAACGATCTGTAGCTCTCGCTAGCGAATCAAATATCGTCAGCCAGGTTAATTCGAGAAGAGATTGTTCATGTTTGCATATTTGATTTTTAGTGCGATCGCTCAAAGCATCTACTTGAGCGCTCCAATTCCTGCATTGATATTTGAGAACGATCGAGCCAAGTCCGAGCGAATAGCAGCCTCAGCAGTACCAACGAAGTCCGCCTTCGCAAACTCAAGGTATTTAAAAACCGCACAGACGGGTTTTGCCGTTTTGCCTGTTGCTTATGTAGCCGCGCATTCTATTCGCCAGGAATATTCTCCAGCGTGGGATGCTAGAAACAGTATTTCCTCACAAACATCATTTATTAAACGCGATCGCAATCAAAAATTCTTGCCTCTTGGTTTTAAAGCGATTAGAAGTGCGCCAGGAGCTACGCTTTATCACCAAAACTCTGATTACGTGCAAGTTGTTGATTTGAGCAAAGGCGCGTCTGTCAAGTTTTTTTATGGGGAGATTACCAATCCCGGTAAGAGACAAGGCGCTTATGGAGGAAACGATCCTAAGTTAAGACGCCAAACGCTGACGCAAGCCTGGGAAAGTTTCTATTCTTTCAATAAAAAGGCTTTTTCGATAACGAATGGTCAGTTCTTCAGGAACGATCCTAACTCCGCCACTATCACTAACTTAGCTTTTCCAGTTAAAGTTAATGGAACTATTGTGAGTGATGGATATGCAGGGGAGAGTGAATTTGCTAGCCAAAAGCTGATGCTTGCAGTTTGGAATAATCGCGCAGAAATTAGCGCATTTAAGGGTAAGAATTCTCTTTACGCTTCTTCAGCGCCTAATATCATTGTTGGCTTGAGTGAAAAGGCGAATAAATCTATAAATAAAAATCTGGGTAGAACTTTTATGGGGGTTGGAGATGGCGACTCTAACGGAATTTACGAAACAGTTTTAATTTTTAATTCGAGTGATTCAACTCAGTTTCATGCAGCGGAGACACTGAAAAAGTTTGGTGCAGATAAAGTAATTATGCTTGATGGTGGTGGATCTTCACAGTTGCTTGCTCAGGGTAAAAATTATATTAAATCCACAAGAACCATTCCCCAAACCATCGGTGTGGTAAGCACTCCCTGAGCTAAGAGTAGGCAGAAATAAGGATGCGATCGCAAGGAAGACCTTGTTGAACCAGGTAAGGTGCGATCGCATATTTTTTTTCCTTTTTCACTTTAACCTTTGCAAATTAGGTAAACCAAGTAGATGGAGAAAAACTCTGCTCAGATGAGTTAGAAAGTTGATGTTGAATCCAATCTCTCTTCTTTTGGATAATCTCAAAAATTCCTTGACGAATTACTGTTTCTATGTGTAGCTTTCTTTCTCCAGAGCAGTAACGACGATTGCATTGCTCTGAAATTTTCTGACCATCCTTAATCACAGCGTATACGTTAGGAACTCGGCTCAAGGTATAGTTCATTAATTCTTTATATAATCTAGAATTTAAAAAAGCTCCGTATTCAAAATATTCTTGTTCATTGTCTAAGATTTGAGCAATTTCATCGGCAACCCATAACATTGTTAAATTGATGGTTCGATCAGCCATTTCAACCTCACTTTTTGGCAAGTTGACATTCTGGTTTTGTCTAGTTAATTTTATAACTTATATCTATTGCTGAAAGCTAGATTTATTGGTTTATTCACCTGTTCACTTTTAGAAATATCAAAAGTTTTCCCAAAATTTGCTAATTTGAAAACAAAATATACTCGCTTGTCTTTTCTAAAAATTCTCCAAGTAAAGATACAGATAGAGATAAAATCACTTGCTTTTGAAGAGACCACAATAGTTCCTACAAGCTGGATAATAGGTAATAAGTTCCCTCACCCATCCAATTTAAGGGTTTCTTGCTTAGAGGTTTTTGTTAACATCGACTGCTTTGCAAGTTCAAGGCATGAATATTAACATTAAACTCACATTAAATTGGATGAATATCAATTTTATCAAGTCCAGGGAGAGCATACTGGATTAATCGTTTCTAGCCTATGCCGACTAACCCAGCCTGCATTAAAAGGAGGTCGTCAGATTGGGAAACAGACTCTAGACTGTTTTGAATTTAAGATTACGTCTCAAATGTAAAAAAATAGAGAAGAAATCGGGAAGAAATCGGGAAGAAATGAAAAAAACAGTAAAGTTTTGTAAGGAAAATTTTGCTTGGTGTATGTTCCCAAAGCATCAAATTTAAGATGGCTGTTTAAGGCGATACCCAATCCCGTGAATTGTCTCAATCAAATCAGGCGGCGCTCCCACTGCTCTGAGTTTTTGCCTTAGGCTTTTAATATGGGCTTTAACCGTCTCCTCCTCTGGGGGTTCCTCCAGAGACCATACGTGTTCAATGATACTACTGCGGCTGAGTACCCGCCGACCATTGCGGAGGAACAGCTCCAATAAAGAATACTCTTTACGGGTTAAGTGCAAGAATTGCTCAGCATAGCTAACTTCATAGGTACTAGGGTTAAAGCGTAAGCTGCCCCACTCTAGCACTGGGGATGCCGAGGAACTCCCTCGACGCAACAAAGCGCGTATCCGGGCTAATAATTCTGGCAGATCAATTGGTTTAACAATATAATCATCTGCTCCAGCATCTAACCCAGTCACTTTATCCGTGCTGGTATCGCGGGCAGTCATCATCAAGATTGGTTGGTTGTAGTCATGAGATCGCAAACGACGGCAAAGGCTTATGCCATCTAGCTTAGGCAGCATTACATCCAGCAAAATTAAGTCATACGCAAGGGTTTGAACTTGCTCCCATGCACTTTCTCCATCTGTAACCACATCAACCACATAAATTTGGTCAGTAAGAGCTTCTACTAAAGCTTCCGCAAGACGCAAATCATCTTCTATGAGAAGGATTCTCATTGCATAAATTGCTTTTAGTTGATAGGAAATGGGAAATAAAGACGATTAAAAAGTTTCTAATTGGCTAAACTGCCCTACCCATAGAATATCATCTATCATTCAGAAGATTAACGCAGCATAAACAGTAACTTCAGCCAAAAATTACTGCT
This genomic stretch from Coleofasciculus sp. FACHB-1120 harbors:
- a CDS encoding phosphodiester glycosidase family protein, whose product is MSAPIPALIFENDRAKSERIAASAVPTKSAFANSRYLKTAQTGFAVLPVAYVAAHSIRQEYSPAWDARNSISSQTSFIKRDRNQKFLPLGFKAIRSAPGATLYHQNSDYVQVVDLSKGASVKFFYGEITNPGKRQGAYGGNDPKLRRQTLTQAWESFYSFNKKAFSITNGQFFRNDPNSATITNLAFPVKVNGTIVSDGYAGESEFASQKLMLAVWNNRAEISAFKGKNSLYASSAPNIIVGLSEKANKSINKNLGRTFMGVGDGDSNGIYETVLIFNSSDSTQFHAAETLKKFGADKVIMLDGGGSSQLLAQGKNYIKSTRTIPQTIGVVSTP
- a CDS encoding response regulator transcription factor — protein: MRILLIEDDLRLAEALVEALTDQIYVVDVVTDGESAWEQVQTLAYDLILLDVMLPKLDGISLCRRLRSHDYNQPILMMTARDTSTDKVTGLDAGADDYIVKPIDLPELLARIRALLRRGSSSASPVLEWGSLRFNPSTYEVSYAEQFLHLTRKEYSLLELFLRNGRRVLSRSSIIEHVWSLEEPPEEETVKAHIKSLRQKLRAVGAPPDLIETIHGIGYRLKQPS